Proteins from a genomic interval of Pseudodesulfovibrio nedwellii:
- a CDS encoding two-component system sensor histidine kinase NtrB, protein MHRYGEEVKLLGASCINDKRYVIGVIGDIPALLTFWQMFKDQSNDEALKEIGVVAAALPGESVLPEADDSGRHIPTYAGYKTMLEHHPEINMIIEATGRPSLIYELRNYLPPSITLVERSAASFFINLLTSDKVWVACKIDLLHTQNMLKTIVDQIDQEILFLDHDGKVIGMNKVVVDKQGVPKREILGRFYCEVFTDSSNGECEFSQDPFQQAMSTRAPAEALTSHVGEDGRVRYFRVYITPIFDEDGTVNHVVASRRDITLRTSMENRLQQAEKLASIGELSTYMAHEIRNPLFSISGFANSLMRYEGMDDKAREKLSIILDESKRLDEILKSLLNFTRPTGAEVKEVDLNELVETTMNVMRLPCSNQKVVAHVDLDPTMARVQANPDLIKQCLINLVKNALEAMLDGGKLFVTTCMNQDHAVLSVEDTGEGIPLEIRDKIFSPFFSTRDKGAGLGLAQTRKIIAEIGGQVDLVSVEKIGTKLTLFLPPLLAVAEDAESE, encoded by the coding sequence GTGCACAGGTACGGAGAGGAGGTCAAATTGCTCGGAGCTTCGTGTATCAATGACAAACGGTATGTCATCGGCGTCATCGGCGATATCCCCGCCCTTTTGACGTTTTGGCAAATGTTCAAGGACCAGAGCAACGATGAAGCGCTGAAGGAAATCGGCGTAGTCGCTGCGGCCCTTCCGGGAGAGAGCGTCCTGCCCGAAGCTGACGATTCGGGTCGACATATCCCCACCTATGCCGGGTACAAGACCATGCTGGAGCATCACCCCGAGATCAACATGATTATCGAAGCCACAGGTCGTCCGAGCCTGATATATGAGCTGCGTAACTATTTACCGCCGAGCATCACGTTGGTGGAACGCAGTGCCGCCAGTTTTTTTATCAACTTACTGACTTCCGATAAAGTCTGGGTGGCCTGCAAAATAGACCTGCTTCATACTCAGAATATGCTTAAGACCATTGTCGATCAGATTGATCAGGAAATATTGTTTCTAGATCATGATGGCAAGGTGATAGGTATGAACAAGGTTGTGGTGGATAAGCAGGGAGTTCCCAAACGTGAAATCCTGGGGCGTTTCTACTGCGAAGTTTTTACGGATTCCAGTAACGGCGAGTGTGAGTTTTCTCAGGACCCATTCCAACAGGCTATGTCTACACGGGCTCCGGCTGAAGCTTTGACGAGTCATGTCGGGGAAGATGGTCGCGTTCGGTATTTTCGAGTCTACATTACGCCGATTTTTGATGAAGACGGAACTGTCAATCATGTGGTGGCCTCCCGACGAGACATCACCCTTCGGACATCTATGGAAAATCGTTTGCAGCAGGCGGAAAAACTGGCGTCTATCGGAGAGTTGTCGACCTATATGGCCCATGAAATTCGTAATCCGCTTTTTTCCATCAGTGGTTTTGCCAATTCTCTCATGCGGTATGAAGGCATGGACGACAAGGCTCGTGAAAAGCTGTCCATTATACTCGACGAATCCAAACGGCTGGACGAGATACTCAAGAGCCTGCTTAATTTTACCCGTCCCACTGGTGCAGAGGTCAAAGAGGTGGACCTGAACGAATTGGTGGAAACCACCATGAACGTCATGCGTTTGCCGTGTTCCAATCAGAAAGTGGTAGCGCATGTGGACCTGGACCCGACCATGGCGCGTGTGCAGGCCAATCCGGACCTTATTAAGCAATGTCTTATCAATTTGGTCAAAAATGCTCTGGAGGCCATGCTCGACGGTGGTAAGCTGTTTGTCACCACTTGCATGAACCAGGATCACGCCGTGCTTTCCGTGGAGGACACCGGCGAGGGTATCCCGCTTGAAATTCGCGATAAGATATTCAGCCCGTTTTTTTCTACCCGAGATAAAGGGGCAGGACTTGGTCTTGCTCAGACTAGAAAGATTATTGCTGAAATTGGTGGACAGGTTGATCTGGTTTCTGTGGAAAAGATCGGGACCAAATTGACCCTGTTCCTTCCGCCATTGCTCGCGGTTGCGGAAGACGCTGAGTCCGAGTAA
- the rimO gene encoding 30S ribosomal protein S12 methylthiotransferase RimO, which translates to MSQPTDNTVRVYTISLGCPKNRVDTERLLGTLGSAMGPVESVKEADLVLINTCGFIQPATEESITTILDAVRDAAEVMEKTGRKPLLCVAGCLVSRYGQDLKKELPEVDLWLTTEEMHLWPDMAAKALSVSVERDTPRNLSTGPAYAYLKVSEGCSHNCRFCTIPSIRGPHKSWPVDFLIDEAEQLANSVSEIIVVGQDSTAYGSDLGSGHDLETLVKGVAGISALQWLRIMYLYPAGLTESLLSILKEHVPPFLPYFDIPLQHAHPDVLSSMGRPFARNPEKVIDRVRSFFPEAALRTTFIVGYPGETEEHFEHLMDFVRKTRFHHLGVFPYWPEDGTPAAAMDNQVPDEIKMERRDALMELQAGISEEILSQYEGKTLPVLIEQPSEEWPGLYVGRAWFQAPDVDGVTYVSAPPEVELTLGSIVDVEIEKADTYDLSGLV; encoded by the coding sequence ATGTCACAACCAACTGACAACACAGTAAGAGTTTATACAATAAGCTTGGGTTGCCCCAAGAATCGCGTGGATACGGAACGACTTCTCGGAACTCTCGGCTCAGCTATGGGCCCAGTGGAATCCGTGAAAGAGGCCGATCTTGTGCTCATAAATACCTGCGGATTCATTCAACCTGCCACCGAAGAATCGATCACGACTATTTTGGACGCAGTCCGGGATGCAGCTGAAGTCATGGAAAAGACAGGACGAAAACCACTATTATGCGTGGCCGGATGCCTTGTCTCCCGATACGGGCAGGACTTAAAAAAGGAACTGCCTGAAGTGGACCTGTGGCTCACGACCGAAGAAATGCATCTGTGGCCGGATATGGCAGCCAAAGCCCTCTCGGTTTCGGTGGAGCGGGATACGCCGCGCAACCTGTCAACCGGCCCAGCGTATGCCTACCTGAAGGTCTCCGAAGGCTGTTCCCATAACTGTCGATTCTGTACCATCCCGTCCATTCGGGGACCGCACAAGAGTTGGCCCGTGGACTTTCTCATCGATGAAGCGGAGCAACTCGCCAACTCGGTCTCGGAGATTATAGTGGTGGGTCAGGATTCCACGGCCTACGGCTCGGACCTGGGCTCCGGCCATGATCTTGAAACGCTGGTCAAAGGCGTAGCTGGCATATCCGCCCTTCAGTGGCTACGCATCATGTACCTCTATCCTGCAGGCCTGACCGAATCCCTGCTTTCAATCCTCAAGGAACATGTCCCTCCATTCTTGCCGTATTTCGACATACCACTTCAGCACGCGCACCCGGATGTGCTTTCATCCATGGGCCGTCCGTTCGCCCGGAACCCGGAAAAAGTTATCGACAGAGTTCGGTCCTTTTTCCCGGAGGCCGCACTGCGCACGACTTTCATCGTTGGCTATCCGGGTGAAACCGAGGAACATTTCGAACACCTCATGGATTTTGTCCGCAAAACCAGATTTCACCATCTTGGCGTCTTCCCGTACTGGCCTGAAGATGGGACGCCCGCTGCGGCCATGGACAATCAGGTGCCGGACGAAATCAAAATGGAACGCCGGGACGCGCTTATGGAGCTTCAGGCCGGAATCAGCGAAGAGATTCTCTCACAATACGAGGGCAAGACTCTGCCCGTGCTTATCGAACAGCCGTCAGAGGAGTGGCCCGGCCTGTATGTGGGCCGAGCATGGTTTCAGGCACCGGATGTGGACGGTGTCACCTACGTCAGTGCGCCACCTGAGGTGGAACTGACGCTCGGCTCAATCGTGGACGTAGAAATAGAAAAAGCAGACACTTATGATTTGTCGGGATTGGTCTAG
- a CDS encoding universal stress protein, translating to MADVKKILCAVDFSDYSPMVADYANMIAKCSQAEVIVLYVAPSLSQYVGFHVPPSSIESFVGEIVTGAEDTMNTFVAENFKNLSVEGKVVTGYPAEEILAISEAEGVDMVVMGTHGRKGIDRILFGSVAEKVVKSSAAPVLTVRPD from the coding sequence ATGGCTGACGTCAAGAAGATTTTGTGTGCAGTGGACTTTTCCGACTATAGCCCGATGGTGGCTGACTATGCAAACATGATCGCCAAGTGCTCTCAAGCCGAAGTGATCGTGCTTTATGTCGCCCCGTCCCTCAGCCAGTATGTGGGATTCCACGTACCGCCCAGTTCCATTGAGAGCTTTGTGGGTGAAATTGTGACCGGTGCCGAAGACACCATGAACACATTTGTGGCTGAAAACTTCAAGAATCTCAGCGTTGAAGGGAAGGTCGTCACAGGCTATCCCGCCGAAGAAATCCTTGCCATTTCCGAAGCCGAAGGTGTCGACATGGTCGTCATGGGTACCCATGGACGAAAGGGCATCGACCGTATCCTGTTCGGTTCCGTGGCTGAAAAGGTCGTCAAGAGCTCTGCAGCTCCCGTTCTGACAGTGCGCCCGGACTAG
- the hisC gene encoding histidinol-phosphate transaminase has protein sequence MRDFSVRPEIQDFAPYVPGLTIEQIQERYGLNTVIKLASNENPLGTSPLVQKAIAKNAARAFRYPENHSPRLVKAIAQTAGVSEDCILVGNGSDEIIDMLFRMKGIPGKSNVVCYENSFAMYRMCAKLTDLEYREIPRDDDLELPLAAMAEAADENTAMVIVTSPDNPTGLAATVDDLSVLAGVLPKDCLLVVDEAYIEFAWPPESYSPVQAFDLFENLVALRTFSKAYGLAGLRVGYGILPPKLAALMKNARIPFTVNLLAEEAALAALEDEVFFNETLQLVMHGREYFTEELTRLGCKVWPSQSNFVMFEPPKPAQTVFKALLKKGIIVRPLGSFGLGTCIRVNVGTNAENTTFIKKLEDILNG, from the coding sequence ATGAGAGATTTTAGCGTCCGTCCAGAAATTCAAGACTTTGCACCATACGTGCCGGGTCTGACCATCGAACAAATTCAGGAGCGGTATGGCCTCAACACGGTCATCAAGCTCGCCAGCAATGAGAACCCACTGGGCACGTCCCCCTTGGTCCAAAAGGCTATTGCCAAAAATGCTGCCCGTGCTTTCCGTTACCCGGAGAACCATTCTCCGAGACTGGTCAAAGCCATCGCACAGACTGCGGGTGTTTCTGAAGACTGCATTCTGGTGGGCAATGGTTCGGACGAAATCATCGACATGCTTTTCCGTATGAAAGGGATTCCCGGCAAATCCAATGTGGTCTGTTATGAAAATTCCTTTGCCATGTACCGGATGTGCGCCAAGCTGACAGACCTTGAGTATCGCGAAATCCCACGCGACGACGATCTTGAACTGCCACTGGCCGCCATGGCCGAAGCCGCTGACGAAAACACCGCTATGGTTATCGTGACCAGCCCGGACAATCCCACAGGACTGGCTGCCACGGTGGACGATCTGTCCGTATTGGCAGGAGTGCTACCGAAAGACTGCCTGCTGGTAGTAGACGAAGCGTATATCGAATTTGCATGGCCCCCCGAATCATATTCTCCGGTTCAAGCCTTTGACCTGTTCGAAAATCTGGTGGCTCTGCGCACATTTTCCAAGGCGTATGGTTTGGCCGGACTCCGTGTCGGATACGGCATCCTGCCGCCCAAGCTTGCCGCATTGATGAAAAACGCTCGTATACCTTTCACGGTCAACCTGCTGGCCGAAGAGGCAGCACTGGCCGCACTTGAAGACGAAGTGTTTTTCAATGAGACACTTCAACTGGTCATGCATGGTCGTGAATATTTCACCGAAGAATTGACCCGTCTCGGCTGCAAGGTCTGGCCGAGTCAGTCCAACTTCGTCATGTTCGAACCTCCCAAACCGGCTCAGACTGTGTTCAAAGCTCTGCTCAAAAAGGGCATCATCGTCCGTCCTCTGGGCAGTTTCGGACTGGGCACGTGCATTCGCGTCAATGTGGGAACAAACGCCGAAAACACGACATTCATCAAAAAGTTAGAGGACATTCTCAATGGGTAA
- the cmk gene encoding (d)CMP kinase: protein MGKPLIVTIDGPAGVGKSTMAKQLAGHLSIPYLDTGAMFRSIAWKLGDGAWDWDKDRIQMTLDGMNFGLSGIGEDSVLTLNNTPVGSEIRTEQVGMWASNIATLPVIRTFLKTAQQNLGEKFSLVAEGRDMGTVIFPGAPHKFFLDASVEERANRRFKQLSSMNKPADFDELKDQISKRDHQDRNRVVAPLKAADDAITIDSTEMNKEQVFTVLKDGVA, encoded by the coding sequence ATGGGTAAGCCCCTCATTGTGACCATCGACGGCCCAGCCGGGGTCGGCAAATCCACCATGGCCAAACAATTGGCCGGGCACCTGTCCATCCCGTATCTTGATACCGGAGCCATGTTCCGATCCATCGCCTGGAAACTGGGCGATGGGGCATGGGATTGGGATAAAGACCGAATTCAAATGACGCTGGATGGCATGAACTTCGGATTGTCAGGTATTGGTGAAGATTCGGTACTAACGTTGAACAACACGCCTGTCGGCAGCGAAATTCGCACGGAGCAGGTCGGCATGTGGGCATCCAACATTGCCACGTTGCCAGTGATTCGTACTTTTTTGAAAACGGCTCAGCAAAACTTAGGCGAAAAGTTTTCACTGGTGGCCGAAGGACGCGACATGGGGACCGTCATTTTTCCTGGCGCACCGCACAAATTCTTTCTGGATGCATCCGTGGAAGAACGTGCCAACCGTCGGTTCAAACAACTTTCATCCATGAACAAGCCGGCTGATTTTGACGAGCTTAAAGACCAAATTTCCAAACGAGATCATCAGGATCGCAATCGAGTGGTGGCTCCGCTCAAGGCCGCAGACGATGCCATTACTATAGATTCGACTGAAATGAATAAAGAGCAGGTCTTCACCGTCTTGAAAGACGGCGTGGCCTAG
- the serS gene encoding serine--tRNA ligase, with protein sequence MLDLKMMQKNPEIVRESLKKRGSKIDVQGFTDLDTQRKELIAEVEALKAEKNAVGPEIAKRKKAGEDASDLLKKMGEVSGRTKELDKELTEVQTAQNEWMMSVPNIPHESVPVGASEDDNPVRRYWGEKPEFDFEPREHWDLGTELGGLDFECAAKLAGSRFSISFGWCARLERALAQLMLNTQTEQHGYTEVLPPFIVNKATMTGTGQLPKFEEDLFKLTDDREFYLIPTAEVPLTNIYAGEVIDGDMLPTKFCAQTPCFRSEAGSYGKDTKGLIRLHQFYKVEMVNFAHPDKSFEALEDMTAAAEKILQLLKIPYRVIELCTGDLGFSAVKTYDIEVWLPGQNAYREISSCSNCGDFQGRRANIKFQPKDSKKKQFVHTLNGSGLAIGRCLVAVLENYQQADGSVVIPDVLKPYMGGIEVVKP encoded by the coding sequence ATGCTTGATTTGAAAATGATGCAAAAGAATCCCGAAATTGTTCGGGAGAGCCTGAAGAAACGCGGCTCGAAGATAGATGTTCAGGGATTTACCGATCTTGACACGCAACGTAAGGAATTAATCGCCGAAGTCGAAGCGCTCAAAGCCGAAAAGAATGCTGTTGGCCCGGAAATCGCCAAACGCAAAAAGGCAGGCGAGGACGCATCCGATCTGCTCAAGAAAATGGGTGAAGTCTCTGGTCGTACCAAAGAATTGGACAAAGAACTCACCGAAGTTCAGACAGCCCAAAATGAATGGATGATGTCCGTTCCTAACATCCCACACGAGTCCGTGCCCGTCGGTGCTTCCGAGGACGACAATCCGGTCCGGCGCTACTGGGGTGAAAAACCGGAATTCGATTTTGAACCCAGGGAACATTGGGATCTCGGCACTGAACTCGGCGGTCTTGATTTCGAATGTGCAGCCAAACTGGCAGGCTCCCGCTTTTCCATCAGCTTCGGCTGGTGTGCCCGTCTGGAACGTGCCCTTGCCCAGTTGATGCTCAACACCCAGACTGAACAGCATGGTTACACCGAGGTATTGCCTCCGTTCATCGTCAACAAGGCGACCATGACAGGCACAGGCCAGTTACCCAAATTTGAAGAAGATTTATTCAAATTGACAGATGACCGCGAATTTTATCTCATTCCCACGGCCGAAGTCCCATTGACCAACATCTATGCAGGTGAGGTTATTGACGGAGACATGCTTCCTACCAAATTCTGTGCGCAAACCCCGTGTTTCCGCTCTGAAGCGGGCTCCTACGGCAAGGACACCAAAGGATTGATTCGACTACACCAGTTCTACAAAGTAGAAATGGTCAATTTCGCCCATCCTGACAAATCTTTCGAAGCCCTTGAGGATATGACTGCGGCTGCCGAAAAGATTCTCCAACTGCTCAAAATCCCGTATCGGGTGATCGAACTGTGTACCGGAGATCTTGGTTTCAGCGCGGTCAAAACCTATGACATTGAAGTCTGGTTGCCCGGTCAGAACGCGTACCGCGAAATATCCTCCTGTTCCAACTGCGGAGATTTTCAGGGTAGACGCGCCAACATCAAGTTCCAGCCCAAAGATTCCAAGAAAAAGCAATTCGTTCATACTCTGAACGGCTCCGGCCTCGCCATTGGTCGTTGTCTCGTGGCTGTCCTTGAAAATTATCAGCAGGCCGACGGCTCTGTCGTCATTCCTGATGTGCTCAAGCCCTACATGGGTGGGATCGAAGTCGTGAAGCCGTAA
- a CDS encoding MotE family protein encodes MKWQRFGTNLKISRVLASLVFLALLKLAVFGMLSVDSLTLKAVETVLPDGISSLAIAAEEGKESTTPIADKADSEANRTAKAEAEADKAASLRTEDDLPKEWKALKRKEEELAIKERTLKEMEASIKAEAVKVQKLHAEIKQMLTEAKSVKDKRVKQLVDMISNTKAKKAAEILQNMDDDLAVKVLSGMRGRQAGEILSFVEASKAAKLSEELTKLQIPFNEGM; translated from the coding sequence ATGAAATGGCAACGCTTCGGTACAAATCTAAAGATTTCTAGAGTTCTCGCCAGCCTCGTTTTTTTGGCCCTGCTGAAGCTTGCCGTGTTCGGTATGCTCAGTGTCGATTCTCTGACGCTTAAAGCTGTTGAGACCGTCTTGCCTGACGGAATTTCCAGTCTCGCCATTGCTGCAGAGGAAGGGAAAGAGTCCACGACTCCCATTGCCGACAAAGCTGATTCCGAAGCCAACCGCACAGCCAAGGCTGAAGCCGAGGCTGACAAAGCTGCCTCTTTGCGGACCGAAGATGACCTGCCCAAGGAATGGAAAGCACTTAAACGCAAGGAAGAGGAACTCGCCATCAAGGAGCGGACGCTCAAGGAGATGGAGGCTTCCATCAAGGCCGAGGCCGTCAAGGTGCAGAAGCTTCATGCCGAGATCAAGCAAATGCTGACGGAAGCCAAGAGCGTCAAGGACAAGCGCGTTAAACAGTTGGTGGATATGATTTCCAATACCAAGGCCAAGAAGGCCGCTGAGATTTTGCAGAATATGGATGATGACTTGGCCGTCAAGGTGTTGTCAGGGATGCGTGGTCGTCAGGCGGGTGAGATTTTGTCCTTTGTGGAAGCATCAAAAGCAGCCAAGCTGTCAGAAGAGCTGACCAAGCTTCAGATTCCTTTCAACGAAGGGATGTAG
- the fliJ gene encoding flagellar export protein FliJ has protein sequence MSKQFSFKLDKVLDYREQLEEQAKGALARAKAARDEQAAKVSELEELLREHLLKESGSHKSANDMWLWRQYKEALDQDISIAQMNLNSLELKLQRCRAEAVERSKDKKLLEKLKATQSKKHHEEENARQEKENDEMATLRYKSKDF, from the coding sequence GTGTCCAAACAGTTTTCATTCAAGCTCGACAAGGTTCTCGATTATCGGGAACAGCTTGAGGAGCAGGCCAAGGGGGCTTTGGCCCGGGCCAAAGCGGCACGAGATGAACAGGCCGCCAAGGTTTCTGAATTGGAAGAGCTGTTGCGTGAGCATTTGCTGAAAGAGAGTGGGTCACACAAATCAGCCAATGATATGTGGTTGTGGCGACAGTACAAGGAAGCTCTGGATCAAGATATTTCCATTGCCCAGATGAATCTCAATAGTTTGGAACTCAAATTGCAAAGATGTCGGGCGGAGGCTGTGGAACGCTCCAAGGACAAGAAGCTCCTGGAGAAGCTCAAAGCAACGCAATCTAAGAAGCATCATGAAGAAGAAAACGCCCGTCAAGAGAAGGAAAACGATGAAATGGCAACGCTTCGGTACAAATCTAAAGATTTCTAG
- the dinB gene encoding DNA polymerase IV, with protein sequence MQNWILHIDMDAFFASVEQLDNPELRGKPVAVGGTSDRSVVSAASYEVRAFGVYSAMSVVKARQLCPNIILVPGRMKRYKEISRQAMGVLREFSPTVEQASVDEAYLDGTGLERLFGPIEEVCRRIKARMVEVTGLTCSVGAAPVRFLAKIASDMDKPNGIYIIRHDEASAFLQTLPVKKIPGVGKKLVEILKRLGVRTCGDVLLKPRDFWEERLGKYGGALHDRARGIDPNPVMESSGAKSCSAENTFHEDTTDRKILRKWLLTQSERVGADLRRHEYKGRTVTLKIKYADFKQITRSKSLGGRTDETAVIFETVCELLEQLQLRRAVRLIGVGVSNFDSRTRQVTLFEESPHEAEATSELDKAVDEVRRKFGGKAVTRVELLGFRKKPAESDD encoded by the coding sequence ATGCAGAATTGGATACTCCACATAGATATGGATGCTTTTTTCGCGTCAGTGGAGCAACTCGATAATCCTGAGTTGCGCGGTAAGCCTGTGGCTGTGGGCGGCACTTCGGATCGAAGCGTTGTATCCGCTGCCAGCTATGAAGTGCGGGCTTTTGGCGTGTACTCGGCCATGAGCGTGGTCAAGGCTCGGCAATTGTGTCCGAATATTATTCTCGTGCCGGGACGTATGAAGCGTTACAAGGAAATTTCACGGCAGGCCATGGGCGTGTTGCGGGAGTTTTCCCCTACGGTAGAGCAGGCAAGCGTGGATGAAGCCTATCTGGACGGAACCGGTCTCGAACGTCTTTTTGGTCCCATTGAAGAGGTGTGTCGTAGAATCAAGGCCCGTATGGTGGAAGTCACGGGATTGACGTGTTCCGTTGGAGCGGCCCCTGTCCGCTTTTTGGCGAAGATTGCTTCGGATATGGATAAGCCCAATGGTATTTATATCATACGACATGACGAGGCCTCTGCCTTTTTGCAAACCCTGCCGGTGAAGAAGATTCCCGGTGTGGGGAAGAAATTGGTGGAGATATTGAAACGCCTTGGCGTGCGGACCTGTGGTGATGTTTTGCTTAAGCCACGTGATTTTTGGGAGGAAAGGCTTGGCAAATATGGCGGCGCATTGCATGATCGCGCGCGCGGTATAGATCCCAATCCGGTTATGGAGTCTTCCGGGGCCAAGAGTTGCAGTGCGGAAAACACATTTCATGAGGATACGACAGATAGAAAAATCCTCAGAAAGTGGTTGTTAACCCAGTCGGAACGCGTGGGGGCCGATCTGCGACGGCATGAATACAAGGGGCGGACTGTCACGCTCAAGATTAAATATGCCGACTTCAAGCAGATCACGCGGTCAAAGAGTCTTGGAGGCCGAACAGATGAAACTGCCGTTATTTTCGAGACAGTCTGTGAATTGCTGGAACAATTGCAGTTGCGTCGAGCAGTCCGGCTTATCGGTGTAGGGGTTTCCAACTTCGATTCAAGGACGCGGCAGGTGACTCTTTTTGAAGAATCACCACATGAGGCAGAGGCTACCAGCGAGTTGGATAAGGCAGTGGATGAAGTGCGCCGCAAGTTCGGTGGAAAGGCCGTTACCCGTGTGGAACTATTGGGATTCAGGAAAAAACCGGCAGAGTCTGATGATTGA
- a CDS encoding cobyrinate a,c-diamide synthase, with protein MSTLKAFIVAGTHSGCGKTSISLGLMASLVRKGVAVQPFKCGPDFIDPGHHALACARNGEPVPSHNLDGWMLSESTNTDIFNRYGAECDVAIIEGVMGLFDGISGTADHGSTAQMSKNLGLPVILVVDARSMARSAAALVSGYAGFDPDVNIAGVIFNRVGSDSHCELLHEAMSLVPDVPVLGCLKRDEAIATPSRHLGLVTPDQEGPDMSRYQRLADWVETGLNLDSLLDALPDIEVVPPFEPVPQLPSVTIGLARDNAFCFYYEENLRLLREAGARLIEFSPLEDTRLPEQLDGLYLGGGYPELYVFELGQNNKLRREIKEFCESGRPVYAECGGFMYLMNDIITGRGRYAMSGVFPIRAEMFEKFRALGYREVTTQADTVLGPAGTCARGHEFHYSSIQDDPCMQSLLSIYSMTGRKGPIDTPEGFQVGNTLGSYVHMHFGSNPDMARNFVEECKQVFARAGQN; from the coding sequence ATGAGCACTCTCAAGGCCTTTATTGTTGCCGGAACGCACAGTGGATGCGGCAAGACCTCGATTTCGCTTGGTCTGATGGCGTCACTTGTGCGTAAAGGGGTGGCCGTACAGCCCTTCAAATGTGGTCCAGATTTTATTGATCCCGGCCATCATGCGTTGGCCTGTGCCCGAAACGGAGAGCCTGTACCCAGTCATAATCTGGATGGTTGGATGCTCAGTGAGTCGACCAATACTGATATTTTTAATCGATATGGCGCAGAGTGCGACGTGGCTATCATCGAAGGCGTCATGGGGTTATTCGACGGTATTTCCGGTACTGCTGATCATGGGTCCACGGCGCAGATGTCCAAGAATCTCGGGTTGCCCGTCATTTTGGTTGTGGATGCACGATCCATGGCCAGATCTGCGGCTGCATTGGTTTCCGGGTATGCCGGATTTGATCCCGATGTAAATATTGCCGGGGTCATCTTCAACCGTGTGGGCAGCGATTCTCACTGTGAATTGCTTCATGAAGCCATGTCATTGGTACCGGATGTTCCAGTGCTTGGCTGTCTGAAACGTGATGAAGCCATCGCAACACCATCGCGTCATCTCGGGCTTGTCACCCCAGATCAGGAAGGCCCGGATATGAGTCGTTATCAACGGCTGGCCGATTGGGTGGAGACTGGGCTGAATTTGGATTCCCTGCTGGACGCCCTGCCTGATATCGAGGTCGTGCCACCGTTTGAGCCTGTGCCGCAATTGCCAAGTGTGACCATTGGTCTGGCTCGGGATAATGCCTTTTGCTTTTATTACGAAGAAAATTTGCGACTCCTGCGTGAGGCCGGAGCACGGTTGATAGAGTTTTCACCGCTTGAGGATACACGATTGCCTGAGCAATTGGATGGCCTGTACCTCGGTGGCGGGTATCCTGAGTTGTATGTCTTTGAATTGGGGCAGAACAACAAGCTTCGTCGGGAGATCAAGGAATTTTGTGAATCCGGTCGTCCTGTCTATGCCGAGTGCGGTGGGTTCATGTATCTGATGAATGACATCATCACCGGACGGGGGCGGTATGCCATGTCCGGGGTATTCCCCATTCGAGCGGAAATGTTCGAAAAGTTTCGCGCATTGGGCTATCGGGAAGTGACTACTCAGGCGGATACGGTGCTTGGCCCTGCCGGTACTTGTGCTCGTGGTCATGAATTTCATTATTCTTCCATTCAGGATGACCCCTGCATGCAATCATTGCTTTCCATTTATTCCATGACCGGGCGCAAAGGTCCCATCGACACCCCTGAGGGTTTTCAGGTGGGCAATACACTTGGCTCCTATGTTCATATGCATTTTGGGAGCAACCCTGATATGGCGCGAAATTTTGTGGAAGAGTGCAAACAGGTCTTTGCACGGGCCGGACAGAATTAA